In one Hypanus sabinus isolate sHypSab1 chromosome 11, sHypSab1.hap1, whole genome shotgun sequence genomic region, the following are encoded:
- the LOC132401523 gene encoding uncharacterized protein LOC132401523 → MPTMPIRDAPKLGARPRETPWERVPHNVSRLAGMPTMPIRDAPKLGARPRETPWERVPHNVSRLAGMPTMPIRDAPKLGARPRETPWERVPHNVSRLAGMPTMPIRDAPKLGARPRETPWERVPHNVSRLAGMPTMPIRDAPKLGARPRETPWERVPHNVSRLAGMPTMPIRDAPKRFLCELRLLTFHFPAFACRPDSPWRSMLPSGSGGGPQWKSLYAGALPLYIGHLGWRVLIRTVPWKQISERVH, encoded by the coding sequence ATGCCCACCATGCCGATCCGTGACGCTCCGAAGCTCGGAGCCAGGCCTCGGGAGACCCCATGGGAGAGGGTCCCGCACAATGTGAGCCGTCTTGCGGGGATGCCCACCATGCCGATCCGTGACGCTCCGAAGCTCGGAGCCAGGCCTCGGGAGACCCCATGGGAGAGGGTCCCGCACAATGTGAGCCGTCTTGCGGGGATGCCCACCATGCCGATCCGTGACGCTCCGAAGCTCGGAGCCAGGCCTCGGGAGACCCCATGGGAGAGGGTCCCGCACAATGTGAGCCGTCTTGCGGGGATGCCCACCATGCCGATCCGTGACGCTCCGAAGCTCGGAGCCAGGCCTCGGGAGACCCCATGGGAGAGGGTCCCGCACAATGTGAGCCGTCTTGCGGGGATGCCCACCATGCCGATCCGTGACGCTCCGAAGCTCGGAGCCAGGCCACGGGAGACCCCATGGGAGAGGGTCCCGCACAATGTGAGCCGTCTTGCGGGGATGCCCACCATGCCGATCCGTGACGCTCCGAAGCGTTTCTTGTGCGAGCTGCGCCTGCTCACCTTTCACTTCCCTGCCTTCGCCTGCCGACCGGACTCACCTTGGCGGTCCATGCTACCGTCTGGCAGCGGAGGGGGTCCCCAGTGGAAATCTCTTTACGCAGGGGCCCTTCCCCTGTACATTGGGCACCTGGGGTGGAGGGTGTTGATTCGGACAGTACCGTGGAAACAGATTTCTGAGCGGGTTCACTGA